From a single Myotis daubentonii chromosome 5, mMyoDau2.1, whole genome shotgun sequence genomic region:
- the LOC132234402 gene encoding putative olfactory receptor 7A2, producing MEPVNLTQISNFFLLGFSEKPELQPLIFGLFLSMYLITVVGNLLIILAVSSDYHLHTPMYFFLFNLSLLDICVTSTTIPKMLVNIQTQNKAITYAGCITETYLFILFAGLDVFLLTVMAYDRFVAICHPLHYTVIMNPQLCGLLVLICWIINVLHAFLHSLMALRLSFCMDVEIPHFFCELNQLIKLACSDTFPNNMAMYFGAVLVVGGPFVGILYSYSKIVSCIHGMSSAQGKYKAFSTCASHLSVVLLFYGTILGVYLSSAATQSSHSAGTASVLYTVVTPMLNPFIYSLRNKDIKQALKTFFVKKTTNWSVVLRLQMCPCLQSQTV from the coding sequence ATGGAGCCAGTGAATCTTACAcaaatttcaaatttttttcttctgggattttcagAGAAACCAGAACTACAACCTctcatatttgggcttttcctctccatgtacctgatcactgtggttggaaacctgctcatcatcctggccgTCAGCTCAGACTAccacctccacacacccatgtacttcttcctcttcAATCTGTCCTTGCTAGACATCTGtgtcacctccaccaccatcccaaAGATGCTGGTGAACATCCAGACACAGAACAAAGCCATCACCTATGCAGGCTGCATCACCGAGACATATCTTTTCATACTTTTTGCTGGGTTGGATGTTTTCCTCTTGACCGTGATGGCCTATGATCGgtttgtggccatctgccaccccctgcactacACGGTCATCATGAACCCTCAGCTCTGTGGACTGCTGGTGCTGATATGCTGGATCATAAATGTCCTGCATGCCTTTCTACATTCCTTAATGGCATTACGACTATCCTTCTGCATGGACGTGGAAATCCctcactttttctgtgaactcaatCAGTTGATCAAACTGGCCTGTTCTGACACCTTTCCTAATAACATGGCAATGTATTTTGGAGCTGTCCTGGTTGTCGGTGGTCCTTTCGTTGGGATCCTTTACTCATATTCTAAGATAGTGTCCTGCATACATGGAATGTCATCAGCTCAGGGGAAGTACAAAGCATTTTCTACCTGTGCGTCTCACCTCTCGGTTGTCTTATTATTTTATGGTACGATCCTAGGAGTGTACCTTAGCTCCGCTGCTACCCAGAGCTCACACTCAGCTGGAACAGCCTCGGTGTTGTACACCgtggtcacacccatgctgaaccccttcatctacagtctcAGGAACAAAGACATCAAACAGGCTCTGAAAACATTCTTTGTGAAGAAAACTACAAACTGGTCAGTTGTCCTAAGACTGCAGATGTGCCCATGTTTGCAGAGTCAGACAGTGTGA